DNA from Nitriliruptor alkaliphilus DSM 45188:
CCCGTCAGCCGTGGATACGGCCGTCCAGGGCTGCGACGTCGTCATCAACTGTGCCCACGACATCCGCACCAGCGGGCTCAACCATCGGTCCGGTGTCCGCGGCGTGGAGTTCGTCGCCGAGGCTGCGCTGCGGGCGGGCGTCGAACGGCTCGTGCACGTCAGCTCCGCCGCCGTCTACGGCAACGGTCATCAGGGCGACCTCACCGAGACCTCAACGTACGAACGTGCGCCCAACAGCTACGTCGCGTCGAAGCAGGTGGGGGAACGCCTCCTCGCGCGGCTCCACCGCAGCTGCGGCCTCCCTGTCGTCGTCATCCAACCGCCCATCGTGTACGGACCGTGGGGACGGGTCTGGACCGCGCGGATCATCGAGCAGCTCTCCGCTGGCGTGCTCGCGCTGCCCGATGGCGGGCACGGTGTGTGCAACGCGGTCTACGTGGACGACCTCGCGGACGCCATCGTGTCGGCCGCCACAGCGGACGACGTCACCGGTGAGGTGTTCCTGGTGTCCGCCGCCGAGCCGGTCAGCTGGCGGGGGTTCTACGCCGCCTTCGAAGCGATGGTCGGCCACCAGGCGGTCCTCGACGTGCCGAGCGGGCTGTTGCCGCGCCTCGCCCGGCGGGAACGCCGCCGCACCCGCCGTCATCTGTTGCGAGTCACCGCCGGCGGGCTCCGTCGAGCCGTCGCCAACCCTGACACCGTCGCGACGCTGCAGCGGTTGCCGGCGGCACAGCGCACGGCTGGGCTGCTCGTGGACGTCCTCCCTGCGCAGGGCTGGGAGGCTCTGAAGGAGCTCGTGACAGGCGGTCAGGAGCCATCGCCGAGGTACGGGTATGCAGCGGCTCGGAAACTGATCCACGTACCATCGACCGATGACACCGCGCTCTACTGCTCGACGGCCCGCCTGCGGATCGACAAGGCCCGGCGGCTGCTCGGCTACCGCCCGCGCTTCGACCTCGACGAGGGTATGCGTCTCACCGCCGAGTTCAGCCGCTGGGCACGGCTCGCCTAGACATGACGCCACCGTCCACGGGATCCTGGTTATGCTCCGTTCGGGGTCGAGGGCGTGAGGCGAGCCGGTGAAGGCAGTGATACTCGCGGGGGGCTTCGGGACTCGCTTGAGCGAGGAGACCGCCGTCCGTCCGAAGCCGATGGTCGAGATCGGGGGACGCCCGATCATCTGGCACATCATGCGGTACTACGCCGCCTACGGCGTCCAGGATTTCGTCGTCTGCTGCGGCTACAAGGGCGACATCATCAAGGACTACTTCCTGAACTACGGGCGGCTCGCGTCCGACATCACCGTCGACCTGGCATCCGGTGACGTCACGGTGCACCGCGGGGCGAACGAGCCCTGGCGCGTGACCCTCGTGGACACCGGGCTGGAGACGATGACCGGTGGCCGGGTGCGGCGCGCGCGGCCGTACATCGGGGACGAGACCTTCTGTCTCACCTACGGTGACGGTGTGAGCGACGTGGCCATCGACGAACTGATCGCCTTCCACCGGCGGTCCGGGGTCCTCGCGACCCTGACCGCGGTCCAGCCACCCGGCCGGTTCGGTGCCATGACCTTGCCGAAGGGAGAGGATCGGATCGCGGCCTTCCAGGAGAAGCCGGCGAACGGGGACGGTGGCGACGAGGCCTGGATCAACGGCGGGTACTTCGTGCTCGAGCCCGACGCGATCGACTACATCGACGGTGACGGGACGGTGTGGGAGCGTGACCCGATGGAACGCCTGGCACGCCAGGGGCAGCTTGCCGCCTTCCGACACCGCGGCTTCTGGCAACCGATGGACACCCTCCGCGACAAGAACCTCCTCGAGGAGCTCTGGTCGCAACGTCGTGCCCCCTGGGCTGTCGCGTGAGCGTCCAGATCCATCGAGCGAGCCTCGTGGATCGTCGCACGCATGCGAGCACCTTCGTCCGAGGAGCCGCCGGATGCTGACGCCTGTGACACGCGCGTCCGAGGCCGATCCGATCGTCGTCGCGGTCGTCGGTGCTGGCTTCGTGGCCCGCGGCCTCGTGCACCGGCTGGCCAGGAGGGCATCGATGGCGGCGCCACTGGTCGTCAACCGACGCCCAGGTACGGCGGCCCGGATCCTGGAGCTGGCGGGCTACGAGGTCGACGCGATCGTGCGCAGCGACGATCCGGCCGTGCTGGCGGAGGCGGTCACGCAAGGACGACCGGCGGTCGCGTCGGACGCGGCGATCCTCCCCGAGGTCCGCGGCATCGACGTCGTCGTGGAGGCGACAGGCGCGATGGAACACGGCACGCGTGTCCTGCTCGATGCCCTCGGGCGCGGTCGCCACGTGGTGTCCATGAACGCCGAGGTCGACGCCCTGCTCGGACACCACCTCGATGCGGTCGCTGCGGCGAACGGTGCGACCTACTCGATCGCCGACGGCGACCAACCCGGCGTCCTGCTGCGGATGATCGACGAGACTCACGCGCTCGGCCTCGAGGTCGCCGTCGCGCTCAACTGCAAGCGCAACCTGAACACCCACCAGAACCGTGCTGACAGCCAGCCTTTCGCCGAGCGTGACGGCACCAGCGTGGCGATGACAACGGCGTTCGGTGATGGCACGAAGATGCACATCGAGAACGTCGTGGTCGGCAACCTCAGTGGCCTCACGCCGCCGCGGATCGGGACGCCAGGGGTGCGCACCGAGCTGGCCCGGGCCGCAGACGACGTGCGGACAGCGGGGGTGCCGGCGGGCAGCGTCCACTACACCCTCGGCGGTGACTTCGGCGGGGGCGTTCTGGTCCTCGCGAGCTCGACGGATCCTGACGTCGATGCGCCCTACCTGCGGTACGGCAAGCTCGGGGACGGCCCGTGGTACCCCCTTTTCCGGCCCTACCACCTGATCCACATGGAGGTCCCGACCACGATCGAGCAGGTCGTGTGGGGCGGACCACCACTCGGTCGTCGGACCCCGGAAGCCGTCGCGATGTGTGCCGCGGTGGCCAAGCGGGACCTGTCCGCAGGCGAGGTGCTCGACGGGATCGGGGGCGACGCCTGCTACGGCGTCGCCGCGAGCCGTGACGAGGGTGAGCACCTGTTGCCGGTCGGTCTGGCCGAGCACGCGACCTTGCGTCGGTCGGTGGGGATCGATCGCCCGGTCACGCTCGAGGACGTCGAGCTCGACGAGGACGCACTCCTCGTCGACCTGCACCGCTCGATGCCCTGAGAACCTGTGGTCGGCTCGTTGGTCGCGAGGAGACGGAGGAGCGTGTGCAGTTCGAACCGCTGGACGTCACGGGTGCGTTCCTGCTGCGACCCGAACGGCGTGCCGACGCACGTGGCTGGTTCGCGAGGGTGTTCTCGGCCGACGAGTTCGCTGCCCACGGCCTCGACGTGACGATCGCACAGATCAACCTCACGGCGACCGAACGGGCGGGGACCGTCCGAGGGCTCCACTACCAGCTGCCGCCCGCTGCCGAGTCGAAGCTGGTGCGGTGCACCGAGGGTGCGATCTTTGACGTGGTCGTCGACAGCCGTCCCGGCTCGCCGACCTTCGGGCGCTGGGCCGGCGCCGAGCTGTCGGCCGAGGACGGTGTGTCCCTCTACGTCCCTGCTGGGTGTGCACACGGGTACCAGGCGCTCGTCGACGGGACGCGGACGCTGTACCACGCGAGCGTCAGCTACTCGCCGCAGCACGAGCGGGGGATCGATCACGCCGATCCGCAGCTGGCGATCTCGTGGCCCCTCCCCCCGAGCGGGCTCTCCGAGAAGGACGCCTCGCTGCCACCTCTGAGCGAGGCGGACCTCCCTGGTCAGGACTGACGTGGGCTCGGGTCAGATGTCAGCGGGGAACCCGATGCCGTCGTAACGAGGGAACGCGTCCGGCGTCAGCATCCGCCGGCCGTCGACGAGCAAGGTCGAGCGGCCGGCGAGCAGCTCCGGCAGTGCGGCGTACTCCGGCCAGGCCGTGACGAGGATGATGGCGTCGGCGCCGTCGATCGCCGTGGCGAGGTCGTCGACGAACGAGATCCCGTCGCTTCCGAGCGCCGCCTCGGCGTGCACCAGCGCGACTGGGTCGTGGACGACGACCTCAGCGCCGGCGTCGCGGAGCAGGGAGATCACCGCGAGTGCGGGAGACTCCCGCACGTCGTCGGTGCCGGCCTTGAACGCCGCGCCCAACACCGCGACGCGGGCGCCCCTGGGGTCGAGGTGGCGGCGCAGGCGATCGACGAGCACGCCGGGCTGCGCGGTGTTGACCGCCAGGACGGAGCGCAGCAGCGGCATGTCGACCTCCACGGCCTCGCCGTGGGCCACCAGCGCCTTGACGTCCTTCGGGAAGCAGCTCCCGCCGAAACCGCAGCCGGCTTCGAGATAGCTGAGCACGCCCGGCGAGATCCGTGCGCCGTCGACGACGGGGGAGAGCCGGCGGTCGAGGTGAACGCCGCCGAGCACCTCGGTGACGTCGGTACCGAGCTCCCCGCAGAGGTTGCCGATCTCGTTGGAGAAGGAGATGAGCGTCGTCAGTAGCGCGTTCGAGGAGTACTTGATCATCTCCGCCGTCCTGGGGTCGACGCGGAGCACGGGCACGTCCTGGAACACCGAGTAGAGCTCGGTCAACACGTCGAGGGTCCGCTCGTCGATGCCGCCGAGCACGATGCGATCGGGTGCCAGGAAGTCCTCGACGGCCGCTCCCTCCCGGAGGAACTCGGGGTTCATGGCGAGCCCGATGTCGGTGCCGAGGTGGCGCCCGGAGCGCGCCTCGAGCACCGGTCCCACGACGTCCTCCGTGGTGCCTGGCACCACGGTGCTCTTGACGACCACGACGTGGTAGCGATCGATGCTGGCGAGCGCGTGGCCGAGCTGATCGGCAGCGCCTTCGATCTGTCCGAGATCGATGCGGTCCTCTCCGAAGGGGGTGCCGACGGCCAGCATCGTCACCTCCGTCTCGGCGATCGCCGCGATCACATCCGTCGTCACCCGGAACCTCTCGCCGAGCACACCCCGGAGCAGCTCCGCCAGGCCGACCTCGTGGATCGGACAGATGCCGGCGTTGATGCTGGCCACCTTCTCCGCGTCGAGGTCGACACAGACCACGTCGTGACCGAGGTGGGCCAGACAGACACCCGAGACCAGCCCGACGTAGCCGGTCCCGACGATCGAGATGCGCACGTCAGCTGCCCCCTTCGGCGAGGTACCAGCGCAGGGCGCGCTCGAGGCCCTCGTCGAGCTCGACCTCCGGTTCGTAGCCGAGCTCCGTCCGGGCTTTGTCGATGACCGGGCAGCGACGGCTCGGGTTGTCGGTCAGGTAGTCAGGGTCGTCCGAGGTGCGCTGCACGACCTGACCCGCGTAACCGGTCAACCGGTGTGCGACGTCGACGACCCGGTCGGCAAGCTCTCGAACCGAGATCTCCGGGCGGTCGGCGCCGATGTTGTACGGCTCACCCGGGCGGCCGGCTGTGAGTATCCGGTAGTACCCGTCGACGGCATCCATCACGTAGCAGAAGGTCCGCGTCGCTCGGCCGTCCGAGAGCAGCACCACGTCCCGGTCGGCGAGGACGTCACGTGCCAGGTCGGGCAGGACCCGCCGGTCGTCGATGCGGAGACCGGGTCCGTAGTTGTTGAAGGGGCGGGCGATCGTCACGGCGACGCCGCGTGCGTGGGCGAAGTTCACGCAGAGCGTCTCGCCGTAGCGCTTGGACTCGTCGTAGCAGGCGCGCGGCCCGGTGCACGAGACCTGCCCACGGTAGGTCTCGATCGTGGGGATGTTTGCCGGGTCGGGGTCGCCGTAGATCTCGCTGGTCGAGAAGAAGAGCAGCCCGTGTACGGGAGTCGCCGTGTCGGCGCGCGCTGCCGCATGGTCGAGCAGGACGCGCAGCCCGCCGACGTTCGCGTCCATCGTCTCGATCGGATGCCTGCGGTAGTAGGTCGGCGACGCCACGGACGCCGCGTGGATGATGTGGTCGAAACGTGGCTCCGTCGTCGGCAGCGGGACCATGACGTCGCGTTCCACGACCCGCAGCGCGCGATCGTCACGGCCGGACAGCCAGCTCGGCACGCCGCGGAGGAAGTTGTCGTGGACGGTGACCCTGATCGGGTCCTGGCTCGGGTTCACCGCGTTCCAAGCCAGCGGCGCCTGCACGAGGTAGTAGCCGAGGAAGCCTGCGCCGCCCGTGATCAGCAGCTCCGCACCGGCCATGGCCGCGAAGGCGTCGTGGAGCCGATCGGTGAGCCGATCGAGGTCGCGTGTGGCCACCTCGGGAAGCGTGTGCGATCCGGCGGTCGTCAACGGAGCCCTCACTCGGTGCGTGACACCGCCCAGTCTGCCCTGTCCGGCCGGCGCACCGAGCCGGGATGCTAACGCCGGGCAGCGGTGAGGAGGGCGGCCACGATCTCCAGATCCTCCGGGGTCGCGACGTGGAGGTTGCGAGGATCGCCCGGGATGATCTGGACCGCGAAGCCGCACGCCGTGACGAGTGTGGTCTCCTCGATGGCCGGGCCGCCCCTGGCGTGCGCCGCCCGGAGCACGTCGAGTCGGAAGGCGGCCGGTGTCTGGACCAGAACCAGATCGTCCCGACCGATGACCTCGCCGAGCACCCCGTCGGGCGCTCGGCGCGCCAGGTCCGCGGGCCGAAGGCCGGGCACCGCCGCGGCGGCGCCGGCGTCGACGGCGGCCAGGAGCGCCCGGATGGTCCCGGTCGACGCCAACGGGTTGGCGGCCTGGTGGATCAGGACGGTGCCGTGGGTCTCGTCGATCGCGTCCAGTCCACGACGCACCGATGCACCCCGGTCATCGCCTCCGACGACGACGGCGTCGACCGGCGGGCCGTCCCATGTCTGACCGGCCGGCAGCACGAGCACGACACGGTCGCAGGTACTGGTGGCGGCTCGGACAGCCAGATCCACCAGGCGGTGTCCCGCAGCGCTCACGAACTGCTTGCGCCGCCCGAAGCGGGCGCCCTCGCCGGCCGCCAGGACGAGCGCGCAGGTCCGCTGACCCACCTCGGAACGACGCTCGTGTCGGCGATCCACGTGGCCGACCTCCTGTAACTGGTGACCAGGGACGAACCGGTCCTCGGCCCGGGAGCGTAACTCGCAGTCCGGCGCTGCCGCAGCGGTGTCGCGTGCTCCAGCCGCCTCGGAGGTCGGCGCGGCGGTACGTTCCTCGGTGGGGTGCGCGGTGACACGCGCACGAGGGGGTTAGCACGATGAAGATCCTGGGTATCAACGACCAGCACAACGCGTCCGCCTGTCTGGTCGTCGACGGGCTGGTCGTGGCCGCCGTCCAGGAGGAGCGGTTCTCGCGCATCAAGAACGAGTTCTGCTTCCCAGCCCGCGCCGTGGCGTGGTGCCTCGCGAGCACCGGTACCCGCCCGGACGAGTTGGACGAGGTGGCGATCGCGAGCGAGCACATCATCGGCGGCTTCACCGGCCCCGACCTGGTGCGCTCGTACGCGCGGACGAACCACCCTGTCACGCAGCTGCGCCGTGCCGCCCGGCGCACGCCGCTCCACGCCGTCCGTCGCAGGCAGCGACGCCAGGAACGGCTCGCGTCCGTGGTCGACTCGGGGCTCCCGCTCGACCGAACGACGTTCATCGAGCACCACACGGCCCATGCGGCTGCCGCCTACCACGGTTCGCCCTGGAAGGAGGATCCGGTCCTCGTCATCACCTGCGACGGGCAGGGCGACGGCCTCTCGGCCAGCGTCCGCATCGGCGAGCGAGGCCGCCTGTCGCCCGAGCTCGCCACCGTCAAGGCAGCCGACTCCCTCGGCAGCGTCTACGCCACCATCACGGCGCTCTCGGGCATGATCCCGCTCGAACACGAGTACAAGCTCATGGGGATGGCGCCGTTCGCTCCCGAGCCGGGTGGCGAACGCAGCTACCGACAGTTCGAGGGGATGTTCCGCTTCACCGACCCTGGCGGCATGTCCTGGACGCGCACCAAGAGCGTGCCGAGCATGGAGTACGCCTACCCGTACTTCCGTAAGCGCCTCGAACGGCACCGGTTCGACTGGATCGCGGCCGGTGTGCAGCGCTTCACCGAGGAGCACCTCGCTCGGTGGATCGGCAACGCCATCGCCGAGACCGGCGTCCACAAGCTCGCCCTCGGTGGCGGCGTCTTCATGAACGTGAAGGCGAACCAACGCATTTACCGGCTCGACGAGGTCGAGGACCTGTTCATCTTCCCGTCGTGTGGTGACGAGACCAACGCCATGGGGGCGGCGTTCGAGGCCCAGGCGACGGCGTCGGTCGGTACGACGGAGCCCGTCGGCATCCCGGCCCTCGGTCACGTGTACTGGGGACCGGGCATCGAGGAGGTCGAGGTCGAGGCGCTCCTGCCGGAGCTGGCCCGCGACGGCATGCACGTGCAACGGCACGACGACATCGAAGCAGCCGTCGTCGACCTGCTCGTCGCGGGGGAGGTCGTCGCACGGGCCAAGGGCAGGATGGAGTTCGGCGCACGGGCGCTCGGCAACCGTTCCATCCTCGCCGATCCGACCCGTCCTGACGTCGTCCGCATCATCAACGACATGATCAAGAGCCGTGACTTCTGGATGCCCTTCGCGCCCGCGATCCTGGCCGAGGAGAGCGACGACTACATCGACAACCCCCGCGGCATGGTCGCGCCGTACATGATCATGACGTTCGACTCCAAGCGTCCCGAGGACTTCCCGGCCGCGATCCAGCCCTACGATCGCACGGCGCGACCCCAGATCGTCTACCGCGAACACAACCCCGACCTCCACCGGCTGATCTCCGGCTTCCGGGACAAGACGGGCCGTGCTGTCGTGCTCAACACGTCCTTCAACCTCCACGGGTACCCGATCGTGTCCTCGGCGGCCGACGCGGTCTCGGTGTTGCGCAGCTCGGGGCTGCGGCATCTGGCCGTCGGCAACCACCTGATCAGCAAGGCCTAGCGATCCTGAGGACCACCCTGACGGAGCACCACGTTGTGTGATCCGAACGATCGAGCTCGTACGGCCAGGAACGGTGAGGGTCCCGTGACGGATGCCACGGGACAGCTTCCGGTCCTGACCCGCCCGCGGAAGGTCGTGATCGTCCAGGAGGTCGTGCTCCACTACCGTGAGCGTTTCTACGAGCTCCTCCGCGACCGTCTGCGCCGGGCAGAGATCGAGCTCGTCCTCGTCCACAGCAACGACATGACCGGCGATGTGTGGCGGTCCGGGGTGGACCTCCACTGGTCGCACCGGGTCCCTGTCCGACGCCTCCGTCTGGGCGGCCGTGAGCTGGTGTGGCAGTCCTGTTGGCACCTGCTGGACGGCAGCGACCTGATCATCGTCGAGCAGGGCAGCCGCCACCTGCTCAACTACCTGCTGTTCACGGGACAGGCCCTCGGTCGCCGTCGCGTCGCGTTGTGGGGCCACGGCCGCAACCTCGACGTCCGTGACTCCAGCCGGCTCGGCGAAGCGGTCAAGGCGATGGGAAGCCGCCGTGCGCACTGGTGGTTCGCCTACAACGATCTCTCTGCCGAGATCGTCGAGGGACTAGGGGTAGCACGCGGACGCATCACGGCGGTCCAGAACACGATCGACACGATCCGACTTCGCGATCGTGTGGCGGCGCTCACGGAGGACGATGTCCACGCGATGCGCCGGTCGCTCGGACTCGATGGCGGGCGCGTCGGGCTCTACCTCGGCAGCCTCGCACCGGGCAAACGGCTCGACTACCTGTTCGAGGCGAGCGAGGCGGTCCACGCCGCGGCCCCGGACTTCCACCTGATCGTCACCGGAGCCGGGACGGAGGATGCCAGGCTGCGACGCTTCGCAGCGGCCAGGCAGTGGGTGCATCCGGTCGGACCCGTCCGTGGGAGCGCGAAGGCGGGCATGCTGAGGGTCGCCGATCTGGTGCTGCTGCCCGCCGGCGCCGGACTCGCCGTCCTCGACAGCTTCGCTGCCGGAACGCCGATGGTCATCAGCCGAGCCTTCCCGCACGGGCCGGAGGCCTCCTACATCGAGCAGGGGGTGAACGGCGTGGCGGTCGATGACGGGGGTGACCCATCGGTCTACGGGCGAGCGATCGTCGACCTTCTCGCTGACCAGGCTCGCCGGACCGTGCTCGGGGCCCGTGCTCGCGAGTCCGCGGAGCGGTACACCATCGAGAACATGGTGGAACGGTTCGCTGGCGGGATCGAGGACGCACTCGCCGCCGGCACGTGAGGCATCTGCAACCCGACCGGCGATGCCCCGACGTCTATCATGAGACGCGGACGCCGGTCTCGCCGCGCGCTCGACCCGGCGGTGGCGGGGGTGGGTCGAGGGAGGTGGGGTGGACATCAGCGTGGTCATCCCATGCTTCGACGCCGCGCCGGTGGTCGGTCAGCAGCTGACGGCACTCGCAGATCAGGTGGACGCGCCACCGTTCGAGGTCGTCGTGGTCGACGATGGCTCGGGCGACGCAACCTCCGACATCGTGCGGGGTCACGCGGCTCGTCTCGCCGAGCTCCGGATCATCCGCCTCGATCACAGCGGCGGCGTGGCGAACGCCCGCAACGTCGGCGTCGAGCACGCCACCGGCAGCCGGGTGCTGTTCTGCGATGCCGACGACGTCGTGGCCCCCGCGTGGGTCGCCGCGCTGTCGAGCGCGCTGGACGAGCATCCGCTGGTCGCTGGCCCGCTCGAGTACGGGCAACTGAACCCAGCGTCGCTCGCTGCCGTCGCAGCCGGTCGGCAGACCCACGGTCTGCAGCTCGGTGACCCGCCGTTCCTGCCCTTCGCGGGAGGGGGCAACCTCGGGGCCAGACGTGAGGTCCTCGAGGCGATCGGAGGGTTCGACACCTCGCTCCCCGCGCTCGAGGACACCGACCTGTGCTTCCGAGCGCAGCTTGCCGGCTTCGCGCTGGCGTTCGAGCCCGCGGCCGTCGTCCACGTCCGCCTCCGAGGTTCCCTGCTGAGCTCGTACCGGCAGGGGTGGAGTTGGGGTATGGGCACCGCATGCCTCCACCGAAGGTTCCGCGCGTCGGGTATGCAGCCGCCGAACCGGTGGCGTCACCTCCTGGGTTGGTTCGCAGCGCTTCCACGCCTCTCGACGGTCCGCAGCCGTGAACACCTCGCCATCTGGTTGTTCGTCCACGGCTGGCGGGTCGGCCGCCTGCGCTTCGGGCTCGAGCATCGTCTGCGTGGTCCGTAGGCCGGTCCGGTCGGGCACGGTACGGTCGCCGTGGGGAGGGCATCGATGGGGCAGCCTTCGGATCTCGGACAGCCGCGGCCCGGCCCGAGGAGGGTCTGGGACCGGTTGCCGCCACGGTCGCGTCAGCGGCTTCGGCGGGTCATCCGTCCGGCAGTGTGGGGCAACCTCCGCCGGCCGGAACCCATCAGTCGCTCGTTCGGCTTCGATCGTGGTACCCCGGTCGACCGCTACTACCTCCGGCGGTTCCTGCTCGCCGAGTCGGACGCGATCCGTGATGTGGCCGGTGAGATCTCCGAACCGCGCTACGTGCGAGAGTTCGGCGGTGACCGGGTGACGCGGGTCGAGGTCATCGACATCGACGCGAGCAACCCCCGTTCGACGATCGTCGCGGATCTGGCGCAGGCGGGCAGCCTGCCCGCGGCCCACTTCGACTGCCTCGTGATCGTCCAGACGCTGCAGTACGTCGACCCGCTGGTCGATGCCCTCCGGACCTGCGTCGACGCGCTGGCTCCGGGCGGCACGTTGCTCCTGGCCCTCCCCGGGATCTCGGCTCACGACGCCCACGTCCCGTTCGAGAACGACTACTGGCGGTTCCAACCGGCTGGCGTCGACGCGCTGCTGCAACGGGTCGCGCCACAGGCACGGTCGATCGTCCGGGGCTACGGCAACCTCGTGGCCGCGGTCGCCGCACTCCACGGGCTCGCCGCGGAGGAGCTCAGCCAGGCGGAGCTGACACACCACGACCCGGGTTTCCCGGTCCTGGTGTGTGCGCGTGTGGACGTTCCCCCGAACTGACCGCTCAGATCGCGTGAGGCCCGCAGCTACGCTGCACCGATGCAGGCAGTTACGAGGTGGGCCAAGCCGGCGGCGGACCGGCTGCTCCGCCGGCCCCTGGCCGCCCGCGCGGTCGGCCGTATCGGCGGTCTCCGGGGTCGGGGTCTCGCGCTGCTGTGGCACCGGATCGGGCCGGACGGTCCGAGGACGCACGAGACCGTGCGGACGGTGGCGACGGCGGACCTCGCCGACCAGCTCGACGTGCTCGGTCGCCTGGGCGACATCGTCCCTCTGGGTGAGCTCGAGCAGCCACAGCCCGGTCCGCGGCCACGGTTCGCCCTGACGTTCGACGACGACGCCGCAGGTCACGTCGAGCACACGCTGCCGCTCCTGCGTGCCCGCGGCCTCCCGGCGACGTTCTTCCTGTCGGGCCGATGGGCCGTGGGCGATGGTCCGTACTGGTGGGAGCTGCTCGAGTCGAGGATCCGGTCCGAGGGCGCCTCCAACGTCGCAGCCGCGTACGGGCTGCCACGAGATGCCGACGCGACGAGGATCGCGCAGGCCCTCACGGGGACGCCGCACGCCGAGGATCTGGGCGAGGTCGCGAGGCGGAACGGACCGCCACCGATGACGCGCGCGCACGCGCTGGCCTTGGTGGCGGATGGCATGGAGATCGGGTTCCACACGCGGCAGCATCCGTCGCTCCCCACGTTGGGTGAGCACGAGGCGGAGCTCGCGGTCACCGTCGGACGGGCCGAGCTCGCGGCTGATCTCGGCGTGTCGATCGTCCGCTTCGCGTACCCTCACGGGCACGTGGACGACCGCGTCGCCGCGGTCGTGCGCTCCGGGGGGTACCGGAGCGCGTGGACGACCCGCAAGCGGACCGTCTCGAAGGGGCACGATCCCATGATGCTCGGACGTTGGGACCTCGGGCACCTCCCGCTGGACGCCTTCCGAGCCGCGCTCCTTCGAGGACTGGCGAGGCCCTCGCCGTGACCGGACCGGCGGTGGCCGTCGTCGTGCCGACCCACGATCGCGCCGCCCTCCTGGTGCCAGCACTCCAGAGCATCCTCGACCAGCGTGACGTCGCCCTCGAGGTGATCGTCGTCGATGACGGGTCGGGTCCCCGCGACGCTGCGGCGGTCCGGTCGCTGGCGGGCGGCTCGGTACGCGTCCTGCGCAAC
Protein-coding regions in this window:
- a CDS encoding glycosyltransferase, whose protein sequence is MDISVVIPCFDAAPVVGQQLTALADQVDAPPFEVVVVDDGSGDATSDIVRGHAARLAELRIIRLDHSGGVANARNVGVEHATGSRVLFCDADDVVAPAWVAALSSALDEHPLVAGPLEYGQLNPASLAAVAAGRQTHGLQLGDPPFLPFAGGGNLGARREVLEAIGGFDTSLPALEDTDLCFRAQLAGFALAFEPAAVVHVRLRGSLLSSYRQGWSWGMGTACLHRRFRASGMQPPNRWRHLLGWFAALPRLSTVRSREHLAIWLFVHGWRVGRLRFGLEHRLRGP
- a CDS encoding methyltransferase domain-containing protein, with translation MWGNLRRPEPISRSFGFDRGTPVDRYYLRRFLLAESDAIRDVAGEISEPRYVREFGGDRVTRVEVIDIDASNPRSTIVADLAQAGSLPAAHFDCLVIVQTLQYVDPLVDALRTCVDALAPGGTLLLALPGISAHDAHVPFENDYWRFQPAGVDALLQRVAPQARSIVRGYGNLVAAVAALHGLAAEELSQAELTHHDPGFPVLVCARVDVPPN
- a CDS encoding polysaccharide deacetylase family protein, which encodes MQAVTRWAKPAADRLLRRPLAARAVGRIGGLRGRGLALLWHRIGPDGPRTHETVRTVATADLADQLDVLGRLGDIVPLGELEQPQPGPRPRFALTFDDDAAGHVEHTLPLLRARGLPATFFLSGRWAVGDGPYWWELLESRIRSEGASNVAAAYGLPRDADATRIAQALTGTPHAEDLGEVARRNGPPPMTRAHALALVADGMEIGFHTRQHPSLPTLGEHEAELAVTVGRAELAADLGVSIVRFAYPHGHVDDRVAAVVRSGGYRSAWTTRKRTVSKGHDPMMLGRWDLGHLPLDAFRAALLRGLARPSP